From one Rosa rugosa chromosome 4, drRosRugo1.1, whole genome shotgun sequence genomic stretch:
- the LOC133744359 gene encoding abscisic acid 8'-hydroxylase CYP707A2-like, translating to MELLSLNSMFCMFAASALIFFFSPIIKLFLISARRKIPLPPGSLGWPYIGETFQLYSQNPNVFFASKIKRFGSIFKTHILGCPCVMISSPAAAKFVLLTKAHLFKPTFPASKERMLGKQAIFFHQGDYHAKLRKLVLRAFMPAALKNKVEDIESLAKDSLQSWEGRSINTYQEMKTFTFNVALLSIFGKDEILYREDLKRCYYILEKGYNSMPINIPGTLFHKSMKARKELAQILAKIISTRRESKLEDYNDLLESFMGNKEGLTDEQIADNVIGVIFAARDTTASVLTWIMKYLGENQSVLEAVTEEQEAIMRLKEESGEDKVLNWEDTKKMPITSRVLQETLRVASILSFTFREAVEDVEYEGYLIPKGWKILPLFRNIHHSPEIFPEPEKFDPTRFEVAPKPNTYMPFGSGNHSCPGNELAKLEILVILHHLTTKYRWSIVGADNGIQYGPFALPQNGLPIILSSKE from the exons ATGGAATTActcagcctcaactccatgtTTTGCATGTTTGCTGCTTCtgctctcatcttcttcttctctcccatcATCAAGCTCTTCCTCATTTCCGCTCGCCGCAAAATCCCACTTCCTCCTGGTTCCCTCGGTTGGCCTTATATCGGCGAGACCTTCCAGCTCTACTCTCAAAACCCAAATGTCTTCTTCGCCTCCAAAATCAAGAG GTTCGGCTCAATCTTCAAGACCCACATCTTGGGATGTCCTTGCGTGATGATTTCTAGTCCGGCAGCTGCCAAATTCGTGCTCTTGACGAAAGCCCATCTGTTCAAGCCTACTTTTCCGGCGAGTAAAGAAAGGATGCTGGGAAAACAAGCCATATTTTTCCACCAAGGAGACTACCACGCCAAGTTGAGGAAGCTTGTTCTCCGAGCCTTCATGCCGGCAGCCCTAAAAAACAAAGTCGAAGACATTGAATCCCTCGCCAAGGACTCCCTTCAGTCCTGGGAAGGCCGGTCGATCAACACTTACCAAGAAATGAAGACG TTCACGTTCAATGTCGCACTGCTTTCTATCTTTGGCAAAGATGAGATTCTGTACAGAGAGGATCTCAAGAGGTGCTACTACATTCTCGAGAAGGGTTACAATTCAATGCCCATTAATATTCCTGGAACACTCTTCCACAAGTCCATGAAAGCCAGGAAGGAGCTGGCTCAGATCTTGGCCAAAATCATCTCAACCAGGAGAGAAAGCAAGCTCGAGGACTATAACGACCTTCTCGAGTCCTTCATGGGCAACAAAGAAGGGCTCACCGACGAGCAAATCGCCGACAACGTCATCGGCGTCATCTTCGCCGCCCGCGACACGACGGCGAGCGTTTTGACTTGGATTATGAAGTATCTCGGCGAAAACCAGAGTGTTCTTGAAGCTGTCACG GAAGAGCAAGAAGCAATTATGAGGCTTAAAGAAGAGAGTGGCGAAGACAAGGTTCTGAATTGGGAAGATACCAAGAAGATGCCCATTACTTCGAGGGTTCTTCAGGAGACACTGCGAGTTGCTTCCATCTTATCTTTTACATTTAGGGAAGCTGTCGAAGATGTTGAGTACGAAG GTTATCTGATACCAAAAGGGTGGAAAATTTTACCACTGTTCAGAAACATTCACCACAGCCCGGAGATCTTTCCGGAGCCTGAGAAGTTTGATCCCACAAGATTTGAG GTAGCTCCAAAACCCAATACATACATGCCATTCGGCAGTGGGAACCACTCATGTCCTGGGAATGAATTGGCCAAGCTGGAGATTTTGGTCATTCTACACCATCTCACAACAAAGTACAG GTGGTCTATTGTTGGTGCAGACAATGGCATACAGTATGGCCCTTTTGCTCTTCCCCAAAATGGGCTGCCCATCATATTATCTTCCAAGGAATGA